ACATCCGACTGGGCCGGTTCGATCACGATCGTGCGGGTGGGCGCGGGAACGATCGAGGTCTCCGTGGTGGTCGTGGTGTATGTCCGCGGGGGCGGCGCCTGGTCGATCCTCACCACCTGCTGCTTGCTGCTCTTGAGCGTGCCGCGCGTGCATGCGCGCTCGCGCATCGCCTGGATGGCGTTGAGCACGTCGGTCGGTTCGTTCGCATAGGCGTCGCCCAGGGCCGCGGTCCAGTCGCGGTTGGTCGACAACTGGTCGAGCACGGCGGGAAAGGCAATCAGCGACTTCACGCTCGGGTCCCAGGGCTGGGCATCCGCCGCATCGATCAGGGCGCCGCCGGTCAGGTTGCGGTTGTCGCCCAGGAAGCTGCGGGCGGCATCGACCTGGTCCGGATGCGTCGAGCCGGCCAGCGTCAGGGCGACCAGCTTGTCGGGGAACAGGGCGATGGGCGACACCAGCGCGTAGAGCTGGTCGGCGGTCGGCGGGACATAGCCGGGCTCCTGAGCGGTGCTGGCGTCGCTTGCGGGGCCGGCCGCCGGGGCCGGAGCATTGGCGGGGTTGTCGGCCTCGGCCGGCGGCGTGCGGTTGCACGCGCCAAGTACCGCGGCCAGCGATGCGGAAAGAAGGGTGGTGCGGACCACATGCAGGCTCACGCGTTTCATGGTGGAGCTCCTTGCAGACATCAGGGGCGGAGAAGTGATTCGCCCGCAGATTCGTTCCCTGCGGGTGACTGGTGGCTGTCTGTGGACCCCTGCGACGCCTTGCGGCGCAAAGTCGTTCATCCCCGCGTCGGACTTCGCGAGAAGCTGCGACGTGAGGCGATGTTCTTGCGTGAAACCCCGGCGTTCGTGCGTTCCCGAAGCGTAGGAAATGCAGGCGCCGGTTCGCGAGCCGGCACGGTTCTGGTTGCAGTGCAGCAAAACACCGAGCCCGCTCCACCCGGCAGGTTTGCCGGTAATGCATGCCCCGTAAGCGCGCGCATCGGCGCCGTTCCTTGCAGTACGCCATACGAATGAATTCACATGGATCGATCTAAGCGGCCTATCTTTTTTCCGCAGTGCAGTAAAAGGTCGCTTACATAATTCCTGCGAATACATGCAGTTGTATTTACTTGTATGACTTTAGATCGAGTTAAAAAATCGGTTGACAACGTTGTCAGGCACCCCTAAAAATCCGCTTCGTAACATCGCTGCAATCGCGACGTAAGCGCGATACGCATGGCCGGAGGCCACCGCGATGGCCGCAGGCTTCAGGGCAAAGAACACACCAGCGCATCGACGGCGAACAACGCAGGCACCCGCCCGCGCGATGCGTCACGTTGCGCGAAGAACAGCACGCGACGTCAGGGGGCGAAGGCGCAAGGCGCAGATTCCCGGGCGGCGTTACCATCCCCGCAGGAGATCGATGTGAACCCCCGCATCAGCGCACTTTCCATGGCCATCCTCACTGGCCTCCTCGCCGCCGGCAGCGTATCCGCCCAGGACGCATCCAGCCCCGCTCCCTCGACCGGTACGACCCAGCCCACCGCGGCCAAGCCAGCCGATGCCAACGCCAAGCCGCAGGATGCCGCCAACCTCACCGGCGTCACCGTCACCGGCATCCGCGCCAGCCTGCAGAAATCGCTGGACCTCAAGCGCAATGCCGACTCCATCGTCGACGCCATCTCGGCCGAAGACGTGGGCAAGTTCCCGGACACCAACGTGGCCGAGTCGTTGTCGCACCTGCCGGGCATCAGCGTCGATCGCAACTTCGGTGAAGGCGACAAGGTCAGCATCCTGGGCACCGACCCCGCGCTGAACCGCCTGCTGCTCAACGGTCAGACCGTGGCGTCCACCAACTGGACGTCCGATCCGAACAACCCCGACAGCCGCTCGTTCAACTACAGCCTGCTCACCTCGGAAATCATCGGTAACGCCCAGGTCTACAAGACCCCGCAGGCGAACATCGACGAGGGCTCGATCGGCGGCACCGTCATCGTCAACACGCGCCGTCCGCTGGACCTGAAGGCCAACACCCTCACCGGCACCGTCAGCTACGGTTACAACGACCGCGCTGACAAGGGCAAGCCGAACGCGTCGGTGCTGTACAGCTGGAAGAACCAGGACAACACGTTCGGCGTGCTGGGCTCGCTCATGCATTCGGACAAGATCATCGACCGCCAGGGTACCGAGGTGTTCGGTTACCAGCGGGTCAACGATCCGACCGATACCAACCCGGATCACCAGTTCAACCCGGCCGTGGTGCCGACCAACCAGCAGGGCGTGTACCCGACGGCGGTCAACACCGCGTGGTTCCAGCAGCGTCGCAAGCGCGACGGTGTTTCCACCGGCCTGCAGTGGAAGCCGAACGACGCGTTCGAGCTGAACTTCACCGGCCTGTACGTCACCGAGAAGTTCAACAACTTCAACCAGAGCCACTACGGCGAATGGTCCGGCTCGGCCGCCGACGCCACAGCGCTGGGCTTCCAGAACGGCGTGGCCACCACCGGTAGCTACGGCCCGGGCACCTCGACCTACCTCGACGGCTACGAGCGCGACTCGACGGTCAACACCGGTGTCGCCAACCTGCGTGCCGACTGGTTCGGTGACGGCTGGACGGCCTCGAGCCAGGTCGGCTACACCGGTTCCACCGGCGGTTCCGACGGCATCTGGAACATGCAGTTCCAGAATTTCGGGGGCTTCAACTACAACCTCGATGGCCAGCATCCGCAGATCAACTACAACAGCCCGGACAACGCGTCGGCCGCGCTGGCGCACGGCGCCGGCTACAGCTATGCGCCCAGCTACGATCGCGAGCGCTATTTCCAGGCCGATTTCTCGCACGACGTGGCCTGGGGCCCGCTGAACCAGATCTCGGTGGGTATCAAGGCCACCAACCACCTGGACGGCCAGGATGCGTACAACGCCAGCATCCCGAGCACCGCCTACGCCGGTACGTCGCTGGCCAACCTGGCCGATGGCGGCACGCCGAGCGGTTACCTCGACGGCCTGAACTCGGCCGGCAACATGGGTGACTGGACCACGATCAACCCGGGCCTGATGAAGGCCTATGTCTCCAGCCTGGTCACCAGCACCGCGCTCGATCCGAAGGCCACCTACAGCATCGCCGAGCAGAACCGCGCCTTCTACATCCAGGGCGACTTTGCCGGCGACGGCTACCG
This DNA window, taken from Luteibacter sp. 9135, encodes the following:
- a CDS encoding TonB-dependent receptor, with protein sequence MAILTGLLAAGSVSAQDASSPAPSTGTTQPTAAKPADANAKPQDAANLTGVTVTGIRASLQKSLDLKRNADSIVDAISAEDVGKFPDTNVAESLSHLPGISVDRNFGEGDKVSILGTDPALNRLLLNGQTVASTNWTSDPNNPDSRSFNYSLLTSEIIGNAQVYKTPQANIDEGSIGGTVIVNTRRPLDLKANTLTGTVSYGYNDRADKGKPNASVLYSWKNQDNTFGVLGSLMHSDKIIDRQGTEVFGYQRVNDPTDTNPDHQFNPAVVPTNQQGVYPTAVNTAWFQQRRKRDGVSTGLQWKPNDAFELNFTGLYVTEKFNNFNQSHYGEWSGSAADATALGFQNGVATTGSYGPGTSTYLDGYERDSTVNTGVANLRADWFGDGWTASSQVGYTGSTGGSDGIWNMQFQNFGGFNYNLDGQHPQINYNSPDNASAALAHGAGYSYAPSYDRERYFQADFSHDVAWGPLNQISVGIKATNHLDGQDAYNASIPSTAYAGTSLANLADGGTPSGYLDGLNSAGNMGDWTTINPGLMKAYVSSLVTSTALDPKATYSIAEQNRAFYIQGDFAGDGYRGNIGARYFRTRDTVNGYNSIGNNSYTPVNKRSAYHDWLPSFNIAYDAAEDVTLRFAAAKTIARPRYQQMTPYVALDDRSLTGSAGNTDLQPYKSTNYDASAEWYFSENSVLSAELFFRRISGYILNTNVAQTQYNLTEQRDDVYQMQVPVNAGVAKVKGLSLTYQQNFAYGFGMLANYTYSDADTSNDFPLPYNSKNSFNLSPFFEQGPWSARLTYSWRSSYFTSIAQLQSQQITGIFRQLDATVGYQVNDHIRLSLDATNLLDETYMVYNNTPAQPLNAYKNGRTYMMTMGFKL